In one window of Leptospira sp. WS92.C1 DNA:
- the miaA gene encoding tRNA (adenosine(37)-N6)-dimethylallyltransferase MiaA, with amino-acid sequence MSHPILILAAPTGAGKTSLITELDPERFEILSFDSRQIYKEMRIGTAAPNPEQQSAIRHHLVEVLSPSETVDAGLYNRLATEALLSILNADKIPVLTAGTGFYLKAFLFGMFPVPEISAEVRDRVLSLDIEEKKSLLNKLDPDSLQRIFPEDEYRLGRALEVNLMGKRWSDLKIDPSTSAIQKYDLRIESGIFLDLDRKELYDRIDLRAKQMIETGMAEEAWKICELYGESCPGLRSLGYNFALENKKGNSNLETFLADLSQSHRNYAKRQITWFRKETYLKPIGRSEALETIKHRM; translated from the coding sequence TTGTCTCACCCGATCCTGATTCTTGCCGCTCCGACCGGAGCGGGCAAAACCTCTCTCATCACCGAACTCGATCCCGAACGTTTCGAAATTCTTTCCTTTGATTCCAGACAAATCTACAAAGAAATGCGGATCGGCACCGCGGCTCCGAATCCGGAGCAGCAGTCTGCGATTCGTCATCATCTCGTGGAAGTTCTTTCTCCTTCGGAAACCGTTGACGCCGGTCTCTACAATCGTTTGGCGACCGAAGCGCTTCTTTCCATTTTGAACGCGGATAAGATTCCGGTTCTTACAGCGGGAACGGGATTTTATCTCAAGGCCTTTTTGTTTGGAATGTTTCCGGTTCCGGAAATCAGCGCGGAAGTTCGAGACCGGGTTTTATCTCTCGATATCGAAGAAAAGAAAAGTCTTTTAAACAAACTGGATCCGGATTCTCTGCAAAGGATATTTCCGGAAGACGAATACAGATTGGGCAGAGCCTTGGAAGTCAATCTCATGGGAAAACGCTGGTCCGATCTTAAAATCGATCCGTCCACTTCGGCGATTCAAAAATACGATTTGCGGATTGAATCGGGCATTTTTTTGGATCTGGATCGGAAAGAACTTTATGACAGAATCGATCTTCGTGCAAAACAAATGATCGAGACCGGAATGGCCGAAGAAGCTTGGAAAATTTGCGAACTCTATGGAGAGTCTTGTCCGGGTCTTCGGTCCTTAGGTTATAATTTTGCACTTGAAAATAAAAAAGGAAACTCCAATCTAGAGACATTCCTTGCGGATTTAAGCCAATCTCATAGGAATTACGCCAAAAGACAGATCACTTGGTTTCGAAAGGAAACGTATTTAAAACCGATAGGTCGGTCCGAGGCATTGGAAACAATAAAACATAGAATGTAA
- the hfq gene encoding RNA chaperone Hfq: protein MSAKNNIQDQLLNTARKDKLDLTIYLLNGVPLKGKVVSFDNFTIVLEQENKQSLVYKHAISTIIPAKIIKLYTEEVKDAAQG, encoded by the coding sequence ATGTCTGCTAAAAACAACATACAGGATCAACTCTTAAACACTGCCCGGAAGGATAAATTGGATCTTACCATTTATCTATTAAACGGGGTACCATTAAAAGGTAAGGTAGTCAGTTTTGACAATTTTACGATCGTACTGGAACAAGAAAATAAACAAAGTCTTGTTTATAAACACGCAATTTCAACCATCATCCCCGCGAAGATCATCAAGCTCTATACCGAGGAAGTCAAAGACGCAGCTCAAGGATAA